From the Bacillus tuaregi genome, one window contains:
- a CDS encoding peroxiredoxin family protein, whose translation MVKKVAAAVLLLAMMTVAIVQAMEKEEKPDNLPGLKVGVKAPDFELKNLAGETVKLSDFEGKKVILNFWATWCPPCKEEMPDMETFYKQAGDEVVILAVNIDPQYNVNKFVTDMGVTFPILLDEDDEVNSMYQVLSIPTTYFIDKDGVIRHKYISAMTEEIMQQYVDDM comes from the coding sequence ATGGTTAAAAAGGTTGCAGCAGCTGTCCTGCTACTAGCAATGATGACTGTTGCGATTGTGCAGGCAATGGAAAAAGAAGAAAAGCCGGACAACCTTCCGGGCTTAAAGGTTGGTGTGAAGGCACCTGATTTTGAATTAAAAAATCTAGCGGGAGAAACTGTAAAGCTATCTGATTTTGAGGGGAAGAAAGTAATATTAAACTTTTGGGCAACGTGGTGTCCGCCATGTAAGGAAGAAATGCCGGATATGGAGACGTTTTATAAGCAGGCAGGCGATGAAGTAGTCATATTGGCAGTCAATATTGACCCTCAATACAACGTCAACAAATTTGTAACAGACATGGGCGTTACTTTTCCAATCCTGCTAGATGAGGATGATGAAGTGAATTCAATGTATCAGGTTTTATCGATACCAACAACTTACTTTATAGATAAGGATGGAGTTATTCGCCATAAATATATCTCAGCTATGACAGAAGAAATCATGCAACAATATGTCGATGATATGTAA
- a CDS encoding acid-soluble spore protein N yields MGNPKRDSKHHVPEALGTQPRGFGGNKGKKMQDTSGKHAQVMQTKGE; encoded by the coding sequence ATGGGTAATCCAAAAAGAGACAGTAAACATCATGTACCAGAAGCATTAGGTACACAGCCACGTGGCTTTGGTGGAAATAAAGGCAAAAAAATGCAGGATACATCTGGAAAGCATGCTCAAGTCATGCAAACGAAGGGTGAATAA
- a CDS encoding FbpB family small basic protein, whose amino-acid sequence MRKPRKRSFSELVNENKLQLLRDQEAIERIEERLEKKHLSKAE is encoded by the coding sequence GTGAGAAAACCAAGAAAACGTTCTTTTTCTGAGCTTGTCAATGAAAATAAATTACAATTATTACGTGATCAAGAAGCAATCGAGAGAATTGAAGAAAGATTAGAAAAGAAACATTTAAGTAAAGCTGAATAG